In the genome of Candidatus Brocadiia bacterium, one region contains:
- a CDS encoding family 16 glycoside hydrolase has translation MAVRKCTSLAKILLCLFFAVAIVAFADDDIARAFLGKGDEAAKKGDAKRALEFYQKAVTESANLPDAHFKIGEISVKTGERLKGRLALKKCIALIDQTGQLSASLKEIRKKAEDLLAGLEISQKEGKIIEQEYVKELLAFAKKVRVKDNFLAEEALKAVLIIDPQNTEALKIQAEIKANTFVPRWAVIFNGKDLGDWKPQSPDDWKIGADGELACDTRTAIVNTRNDVFLENNFIVSAEFKVSTTHDSKNGIGIVIGLQKGGSAGVKAVSIFDQRYIGVVDALITTQDQGLKWETLPAETYKPNEWNLMQIEVSGETVKVLLNEKPALEYKGPVRNMFNGGVGLWVQKCRVSFRNIKYQK, from the coding sequence ATGGCTGTGCGCAAATGTACATCTTTGGCCAAGATTCTTTTATGCCTATTCTTTGCGGTAGCCATCGTTGCTTTTGCCGACGATGATATTGCCCGGGCATTTTTAGGGAAAGGCGATGAAGCCGCTAAAAAAGGCGATGCCAAAAGGGCTTTGGAATTCTACCAAAAAGCCGTTACCGAATCAGCTAATCTGCCGGACGCGCATTTCAAGATAGGCGAAATATCCGTCAAAACAGGGGAAAGACTTAAGGGGCGTCTGGCTCTCAAAAAGTGCATTGCCTTAATCGACCAGACTGGGCAGTTATCCGCATCCCTGAAGGAAATAAGAAAGAAGGCGGAGGATCTTTTGGCCGGTCTTGAAATATCTCAGAAAGAGGGGAAAATAATCGAGCAAGAATATGTCAAAGAGCTTTTGGCATTCGCGAAAAAAGTAAGGGTCAAGGATAATTTCCTTGCCGAGGAAGCTCTTAAGGCGGTATTGATAATCGATCCTCAGAATACCGAGGCGCTAAAGATTCAGGCGGAAATAAAGGCGAACACTTTCGTGCCGCGCTGGGCTGTCATTTTCAACGGTAAGGATTTAGGCGATTGGAAGCCCCAGAGTCCGGATGACTGGAAGATTGGGGCTGATGGAGAGCTTGCCTGTGATACCAGAACCGCTATCGTAAATACAAGAAATGACGTGTTCCTGGAAAATAACTTTATTGTCTCGGCCGAATTTAAGGTGTCGACAACGCACGATTCCAAGAACGGAATCGGCATCGTCATCGGCCTTCAAAAAGGCGGGTCTGCCGGCGTAAAAGCCGTAAGCATCTTTGACCAGCGCTATATAGGGGTTGTGGATGCCCTTATCACCACGCAGGATCAGGGATTGAAATGGGAAACGCTTCCTGCGGAGACGTACAAGCCAAATGAGTGGAATTTGATGCAGATAGAGGTGTCTGGAGAAACAGTAAAGGTGTTGCTAAACGAGAAACCCGCATTAGAATATAAAGGGCCGGTAAGGAATATGTTTAATGGAGGAGTTGGGTTATGGGTGCAAAAATGCCGCGTGTCATTCAGAAACATCAAGTACCAAAAGTAG
- a CDS encoding DUF3592 domain-containing protein, with protein MLNIYNLSSPPRNVPLLVKSNLLFGGMLNQLGWFFFGFGLIFAWVFALNADVLSWYYFSLKTESVSGQVSSSQRTSFSVGGGKHSDGTPVYANHYTYQTDGHVTYKGISYATGKQLQAGTDVQVEYVKAHPNISRIKGMRMSAFGPWVLFVLIFPAIGFIFIVIGVKSGLKAIRLLRYGKVGLGTLKSKLPTNTRINNQIVYKLAFEFTAGNGSKYEAVAKTHKPEVLEDNAQEQLLYEETNPAYAVMLDSLPGGPRIDEQGLIQVRSYLSGLPVMIVPFLTIVGHGIYLFIRLGTL; from the coding sequence ATGTTGAATATCTACAACCTGTCTTCGCCGCCGCGCAATGTGCCTTTGTTGGTAAAGTCGAATCTTCTGTTCGGCGGTATGCTTAACCAGCTGGGCTGGTTCTTTTTCGGATTCGGGCTGATATTTGCTTGGGTATTTGCCTTGAATGCCGATGTCCTTTCATGGTATTATTTCTCGTTGAAGACGGAATCAGTCTCGGGCCAGGTTTCCTCCAGCCAGCGCACCAGCTTTTCCGTAGGCGGTGGCAAGCACTCGGACGGCACCCCGGTTTATGCCAATCATTATACCTACCAAACCGATGGCCACGTGACATATAAGGGTATATCTTATGCGACCGGAAAACAACTCCAGGCCGGGACTGATGTTCAGGTGGAATACGTCAAAGCGCATCCCAATATTTCCCGTATTAAAGGCATGAGAATGAGTGCGTTTGGCCCTTGGGTATTATTCGTATTAATATTCCCCGCAATTGGCTTTATTTTCATAGTGATTGGAGTTAAAAGCGGCCTTAAAGCTATACGGCTCCTGAGATACGGCAAGGTCGGCCTGGGCACGCTCAAATCCAAGCTGCCGACCAATACCAGAATTAATAACCAAATAGTTTACAAACTGGCTTTTGAGTTTACGGCCGGAAATGGTTCTAAATATGAGGCCGTGGCCAAGACGCACAAACCCGAAGTTCTTGAAGACAACGCTCAGGAACAATTGCTCTATGAAGAGACTAACCCAGCCTATGCGGTGATGCTGGACAGCTTGCCGGGCGGCCCGCGGATAGATGAACAGGGGCTTATTCAGGTGCGCAGTTACCTGAGCGGGCTGCCGGTGATGATTGTGCCGTTCCTGACCATCGTTGGGCACGGCATTTATCTATTTATAAGGCTTGGTACTCTTTAA
- a CDS encoding protein kinase encodes MSGETVRMRQFASEEEFRAWWESPEISRVRRDDPGQLDFLKTHPFVKSWLDKLNSRELKTFGKYQLEKKLGQGGMGAVYLAYDATLNRRVALKTLILDDPESVERFLREARATAKLKHPNIINVHEVGTEGGTHYLTMDYVQGKSMGELIHEREPSLTHKRVSEIIHDIGRALEYAHGQGIIHRDIKPSNILIDPSGKAFLTDFGLAKELTATERSLTVTGTVLGTPEYMSPEQASGKKKEIGTNSDIFSLGATFYHGLTGQTPFPGEDVYQLISDIINKDPLPPRKVIGNIHKDLETICMKCLEKEPQRRYKTAGELADDIKRYLDGEEILAKPSGPMSRAWKRVRKNRVASLSLLGIFALGIGISVWQIVNRLEQANLIKFYRQEALDSFQGNRYEDALAACQSVLMLVSEDDEISQLQKKCKAILQEQKQLTAEQIIQAQQADELRAKANAVLERESFVKTPEEKIAIAQDALKIDPLFGKAYQVIGYVYKGKKDYDRAYDYFSKAIEATPSLVYAYYERGWITNYIRSKPDESIADFNKVLELDPNSYIGWLVKGNIENSKKNYDQALASYSRAIELYPQCDLAYYQRGYIYLRQGDMARMIADHDRAFRLNPEYLKLTMTDLLGQEAIEYYEALIKLNPNLGGLYNNLGTLYFLTGQDIKALDAYDRAVKLGYSDFNLFANAGQMHLTRGLEAANENDKKLAKRMFRTSAELYLKSISVNSNNRKTFRDLARTIFTWVKVFDDKTEMADICQLALDACNQVLKGGTIDAEIYIMRGKIWGILKNHDRAIEDFTRVIDMNDKGGNAVMAYNERGIAYSEKKDFTKAVFDFSRAITLSPDNPGGYLNRASIYEKLNQMDQAIDDYTQVIKLAPETHIYNSRGVCYGKKRMYAQAIADFTESIRLDQSFGTFINRAYVYIEINDYDKAIADCNYVLEQDKENISGYLARADAYSAKRQYDKALPDVDWVINKFGGEWRGANLYRSRGTIHFELGNWDNAIIDLTNGIKMDSKDSRQYFIRSAAYAKKAYVEKGAGRIEDFRSLLKNAISDVETGAKIEPDSPFAIFPKSNLEGWKKALSESK; translated from the coding sequence ATGTCAGGCGAAACAGTAAGAATGAGGCAATTTGCCAGCGAGGAAGAATTCCGCGCCTGGTGGGAAAGTCCTGAGATATCACGGGTTCGTAGAGATGACCCCGGTCAGCTTGACTTTCTTAAAACACATCCTTTTGTAAAATCCTGGCTGGATAAGCTGAATAGCCGGGAATTAAAGACCTTTGGCAAATACCAGCTGGAAAAGAAGCTTGGGCAGGGCGGCATGGGCGCGGTTTACCTGGCTTACGACGCCACTCTTAACCGCCGGGTGGCACTTAAGACTCTTATCCTGGATGACCCGGAATCAGTCGAGCGCTTCCTGCGTGAGGCTCGGGCCACGGCCAAGCTCAAGCACCCCAATATTATTAACGTACACGAAGTCGGCACCGAAGGCGGCACCCATTACCTGACTATGGACTATGTCCAGGGCAAGTCAATGGGAGAGTTGATACATGAACGCGAGCCATCCCTGACGCACAAGCGGGTAAGCGAGATAATCCACGACATCGGCCGGGCCCTGGAATACGCCCACGGGCAGGGCATAATCCACCGAGACATCAAACCGTCCAACATACTGATTGACCCTTCGGGTAAGGCATTCCTGACCGACTTTGGGCTGGCCAAGGAGCTGACCGCCACCGAGCGTTCGTTGACCGTGACCGGGACGGTGCTGGGCACGCCCGAGTATATGTCGCCGGAACAGGCCAGCGGCAAGAAAAAGGAAATCGGCACCAATTCCGACATTTTCTCATTGGGCGCGACATTCTACCACGGGCTGACCGGCCAGACGCCGTTTCCGGGCGAGGATGTCTACCAACTTATCAGCGATATAATAAATAAAGACCCGCTTCCGCCCCGAAAGGTAATCGGTAACATCCACAAAGACCTGGAAACCATCTGCATGAAGTGTCTGGAAAAAGAGCCCCAGAGGCGGTATAAAACCGCCGGTGAACTGGCCGATGATATCAAGCGTTATCTGGACGGCGAGGAGATTCTGGCCAAGCCGTCCGGACCGATGAGCCGTGCTTGGAAGCGGGTGCGTAAAAATCGTGTTGCCAGTCTGTCGCTACTGGGAATATTTGCGTTGGGTATAGGTATATCTGTTTGGCAGATAGTCAACCGCTTGGAGCAAGCCAATCTGATTAAGTTCTACCGTCAGGAAGCGCTGGACAGTTTCCAAGGAAACCGCTATGAAGATGCCCTGGCCGCCTGTCAAAGCGTTTTGATGCTTGTTTCGGAAGATGATGAAATAAGCCAGCTCCAGAAAAAGTGTAAAGCCATACTCCAGGAACAGAAACAGCTTACAGCCGAGCAGATAATCCAGGCCCAGCAGGCGGACGAACTCCGGGCCAAGGCTAATGCCGTGCTTGAACGCGAGTCGTTTGTCAAGACGCCCGAAGAAAAAATAGCCATCGCCCAGGACGCCCTGAAAATAGACCCGTTATTCGGTAAGGCCTATCAAGTTATTGGATATGTTTACAAAGGGAAAAAGGATTATGACAGGGCCTACGATTATTTCAGCAAAGCCATTGAAGCCACGCCGAGCCTGGTTTACGCCTACTACGAACGGGGATGGATAACCAATTATATCCGTTCCAAACCGGATGAGTCCATAGCCGATTTTAATAAGGTCTTGGAACTTGACCCCAACAGCTACATCGGATGGCTGGTCAAGGGCAATATCGAAAACAGCAAGAAAAACTACGACCAGGCGCTGGCCAGCTATAGCCGGGCTATCGAGCTTTATCCTCAATGCGACCTGGCTTATTACCAGCGCGGATACATATACCTGCGCCAAGGCGATATGGCACGGATGATTGCCGACCACGACCGGGCATTTCGGCTTAACCCCGAATATCTCAAACTGACCATGACCGATCTGCTGGGCCAAGAGGCAATAGAATATTACGAAGCGCTTATAAAACTGAATCCGAATTTGGGCGGCTTATATAATAATCTCGGCACGCTTTATTTCCTGACCGGTCAGGACATAAAAGCTCTTGATGCCTACGACAGGGCTGTCAAGCTGGGCTATAGCGATTTTAACCTTTTTGCTAATGCCGGACAGATGCATCTCACTCGCGGATTAGAGGCGGCAAATGAAAACGATAAGAAGTTAGCCAAGCGGATGTTTCGTACCTCAGCTGAACTCTATCTCAAATCCATTAGCGTAAATTCCAATAATCGAAAAACCTTTCGTGATTTGGCCAGGACTATTTTTACCTGGGTCAAGGTGTTTGATGATAAAACTGAGATGGCGGATATTTGCCAATTGGCGTTGGACGCCTGCAACCAGGTATTAAAAGGGGGTACTATTGATGCAGAGATATACATCATGCGCGGAAAAATCTGGGGAATACTCAAGAATCATGACCGTGCGATTGAAGACTTCACCAGGGTAATAGATATGAACGATAAGGGCGGTAATGCCGTTATGGCCTACAACGAGCGGGGCATAGCTTACTCCGAGAAAAAAGATTTCACCAAGGCCGTGTTTGATTTCAGCCGCGCTATCACCCTCAGCCCGGATAACCCGGGCGGTTATTTGAACCGAGCCAGTATTTACGAGAAACTTAATCAGATGGACCAGGCTATTGATGACTACACCCAGGTGATTAAACTGGCTCCGGAGACTCATATTTACAACTCCCGCGGCGTCTGCTACGGTAAAAAAAGGATGTATGCCCAGGCAATCGCCGATTTTACCGAGTCTATCCGACTTGACCAAAGTTTTGGTACTTTCATCAACCGGGCTTATGTCTATATCGAAATCAATGATTACGACAAGGCTATCGCCGATTGTAATTATGTACTTGAACAGGATAAGGAAAATATTAGCGGTTATCTGGCCCGTGCCGATGCATACTCCGCTAAGCGCCAATACGACAAGGCCTTGCCGGATGTTGACTGGGTAATAAATAAATTTGGCGGAGAGTGGCGCGGCGCCAATCTCTATAGGTCTCGTGGCACTATCCATTTTGAATTGGGCAATTGGGACAATGCCATTATTGATTTGACCAATGGCATTAAAATGGACTCTAAAGATTCACGGCAGTATTTTATCCGCTCCGCCGCCTATGCCAAAAAGGCCTATGTTGAGAAGGGTGCCGGACGGATAGAGGATTTTCGCAGCCTACTCAAGAACGCTATCTCCGATGTTGAGACAGGCGCCAAGATTGAACCGGACAGTCCTTTCGCGATTTTTCCCAAGTCGAACCTGGAAGGCTGGAAAAAGGCCCTGAGTGAAAGTAAATAA
- a CDS encoding family 16 glycoside hydrolase, which translates to MRQFITNNVIISLFGLLAVVTVALLPLFLEADEDIAKTFITKGDDCLKKDEIGRALEFYQKALKESPDLPEVHFKLGEVFLKQNEKIKGRISFKKCITLIDKISKPSSGLKDLRKKAEANLGSLEASRRDGKIVEQEYIKELLVFAKRIKGKDNSFAENAAERILELDANNAEAKKLLDDIKKATLVPRWRSLFNGQTIDDWEPQDPSLWKIEKENELVCDINAGVTLNIRQKVYLAGNFRVAMSFKIETAYNSSAGGVGIVIGYQRLKDEKIIHIGNDGRLGLAQSVQYDAREKQEKAKMLQTESLPVGFQKNDWNKLELEVTDSRIRIYINNKLSLEYTSPDKEYFNGEIGLWVQESRVSLTDLQYQK; encoded by the coding sequence ATGAGACAATTCATTACGAACAACGTAATCATTTCTTTGTTCGGTTTGCTTGCTGTCGTAACAGTAGCATTACTCCCCTTGTTTTTAGAGGCAGATGAGGATATCGCTAAAACGTTTATTACCAAGGGCGATGACTGCCTGAAAAAAGACGAGATTGGCCGCGCTTTGGAATTCTACCAGAAAGCCCTCAAAGAGAGCCCGGATTTACCGGAAGTTCATTTCAAGCTGGGTGAGGTTTTTCTCAAGCAAAACGAGAAGATTAAAGGCCGTATTTCATTTAAGAAATGCATTACGCTGATTGATAAAATAAGCAAGCCATCTTCAGGGCTGAAAGACTTGAGGAAAAAAGCCGAGGCTAATCTGGGTTCATTGGAGGCTTCACGCCGAGACGGGAAAATAGTGGAGCAGGAATACATCAAGGAATTATTGGTATTTGCCAAGCGCATAAAAGGCAAAGATAATTCCTTCGCCGAGAATGCTGCGGAACGCATATTAGAGCTTGACGCAAATAATGCCGAGGCGAAAAAACTGCTTGACGACATAAAAAAGGCGACATTAGTTCCGCGATGGCGGTCTCTCTTTAACGGGCAAACTATTGATGACTGGGAACCTCAAGATCCATCACTCTGGAAAATAGAAAAAGAAAACGAACTGGTTTGCGATATCAATGCCGGGGTAACGTTAAATATCCGACAGAAAGTTTATCTGGCGGGTAATTTCAGGGTCGCGATGTCATTTAAAATTGAAACCGCATATAACAGCTCCGCGGGCGGGGTTGGTATCGTAATCGGGTACCAAAGATTAAAGGACGAAAAAATAATACACATCGGCAATGATGGTCGCCTGGGCCTGGCGCAAAGTGTTCAGTATGACGCCCGTGAAAAACAAGAAAAAGCTAAAATGCTGCAAACCGAATCGCTGCCTGTCGGCTTCCAGAAAAACGACTGGAATAAACTAGAGCTGGAAGTTACCGATAGCCGGATAAGAATTTATATCAATAATAAACTATCATTGGAATATACGTCGCCGGATAAAGAATATTTTAACGGCGAAATCGGTCTGTGGGTACAGGAAAGTCGAGTCAGCCTGACTGACTTGCAATACCAAAAATGA
- a CDS encoding cupin domain-containing protein, producing the protein MEHRFFRVEDLKARQLLPGIDLRVAAGEQTMMTFFDFKPDAVIPNHKHPHEQITYMLQGEMEMIVAGQTKVLKAGDGVVIPGNIEHSARITKGPAKALDGWYPKREDYLQ; encoded by the coding sequence ATGGAGCATAGATTTTTTAGAGTAGAGGATTTGAAAGCCCGGCAACTTCTGCCCGGAATCGACCTGCGCGTCGCGGCCGGCGAGCAGACGATGATGACCTTCTTCGACTTTAAGCCAGATGCCGTCATTCCCAACCATAAGCATCCGCACGAGCAGATTACCTATATGCTTCAGGGCGAGATGGAGATGATAGTGGCCGGCCAGACCAAAGTATTGAAAGCCGGCGACGGCGTGGTCATACCCGGCAACATCGAGCACAGCGCCCGGATTACCAAAGGCCCGGCCAAGGCCCTGGACGGCTGGTATCCCAAAAGGGAAGATTACCTGCAGTAA
- a CDS encoding ATP-binding protein, with product MFLSNNLDIVFFIYGLAFVVMGTAIFVQPCKQSIFKLGPILWLLGAFGLMHGINEWLDMWVIIKGQNGTIDLIRWFCLVISYVFLFEFARRIFRIPTQSPNNWQSRIASYLGWWLTLALVMAILIGGLTVTNFWQMGSALTRYLLAFPSGILIAIGFWTYYRHEHHVLNSLKMRTNFIVAGTALLIYGLIGGLIVPKGDFFPANWINTDSFILLTGIPVQVFRAGCAVAIAWAMMRILAIFNWEITDKIQHTLETQERVNEGISESIMLLTPDLRVLWTNKTLRNSTHLSEEELIGDFCYRVTHHLDQPCQPPHDTCPIAEMFKTGKPVKAIHTHYDKEGNKFYAEVTAFPVHDSKGGISQIIHVARDVTERIKSEEELGHTREQLMQSEKLSTMGQLAGGVAHDFNNLMMIISGNVYLLKSEVDPTDEQTHKMFDNIKRAVDRGTDLSQKLLGFARRGKYLPVPVNCNQIVEETVGMLSQTIEKTITIEQHLAPDLQSVEADKSQIHQVILNICINATQAITNKGKIIIETLNATIDEEYVRIHTDAKPGKFVVISISDTGMGMDKETIKHIFEPFFTTKKAGEGSGLGLAMVYGIVKNHNGFINVYSEYGKGSCFKVYLPASGKEASSKPSSHKIVLPQESVSKSGVILVVDDESGILEIARLILGKHGYEVLTAKSGPEAVSVYQKEKDRINLVILDLIMPIWDGKETYAKLKEINPAVKVLIASGYSISGQAQGMIDAGALGFIQKPFNIENLLREIKQHIGEKPS from the coding sequence ATGTTCCTTTCGAACAACCTGGACATAGTGTTTTTCATTTACGGCCTGGCGTTTGTGGTGATGGGTACCGCCATCTTTGTCCAGCCCTGCAAACAAAGCATCTTTAAACTCGGTCCAATTCTCTGGCTGCTCGGCGCATTCGGACTGATGCACGGCATCAATGAGTGGCTGGATATGTGGGTCATAATTAAAGGGCAAAACGGCACTATCGATTTAATCCGCTGGTTCTGCCTGGTTATTTCTTATGTTTTCCTGTTTGAGTTTGCCCGCCGCATCTTCAGAATTCCAACTCAATCCCCGAATAACTGGCAATCCAGAATTGCATCTTATTTGGGCTGGTGGCTGACGCTCGCCCTGGTGATGGCAATCCTGATTGGCGGCTTGACGGTAACCAACTTCTGGCAGATGGGCTCCGCACTGACACGCTATCTGCTTGCATTTCCCTCGGGGATTCTTATCGCAATCGGGTTCTGGACATATTATCGTCATGAGCATCACGTCTTAAACTCGCTGAAAATGAGGACTAATTTTATTGTCGCCGGAACTGCCCTTTTGATTTACGGGCTTATCGGCGGTCTGATTGTTCCCAAAGGCGATTTCTTCCCGGCTAATTGGATTAATACGGATTCGTTCATCCTGCTGACGGGCATCCCAGTCCAGGTTTTCCGGGCCGGATGCGCTGTGGCTATCGCCTGGGCAATGATGCGGATTCTCGCCATCTTTAACTGGGAAATAACGGATAAAATCCAGCATACCCTGGAAACGCAGGAACGGGTAAACGAGGGTATTTCCGAAAGCATTATGCTCCTTACCCCGGACTTGAGGGTACTTTGGACAAATAAAACCCTGAGGAATTCAACGCATCTTTCCGAGGAAGAACTCATCGGTGACTTCTGCTATCGGGTGACCCACCACCTGGACCAGCCCTGCCAGCCGCCACATGATACCTGCCCGATAGCGGAAATGTTCAAAACCGGCAAGCCTGTTAAGGCCATCCATACCCATTACGATAAAGAAGGCAATAAGTTTTACGCGGAGGTCACGGCTTTTCCGGTACACGATTCGAAAGGCGGCATTAGCCAGATAATTCATGTGGCGCGTGATGTGACTGAAAGAATAAAGAGCGAGGAAGAATTAGGCCATACCCGCGAGCAATTGATGCAATCCGAGAAACTCAGCACGATGGGACAATTAGCCGGCGGCGTGGCGCACGATTTCAATAACCTCATGATGATCATCAGCGGCAATGTCTACCTGTTGAAATCAGAGGTCGACCCGACCGACGAACAAACCCACAAAATGTTCGATAACATTAAGCGGGCTGTGGACCGGGGCACCGACCTGAGCCAAAAACTGCTCGGTTTCGCCCGGCGCGGGAAATACCTGCCCGTGCCGGTTAACTGCAATCAGATAGTCGAAGAAACAGTCGGAATGCTTTCCCAGACCATAGAAAAGACAATAACTATCGAGCAACACCTTGCGCCGGACCTCCAGAGCGTGGAAGCCGACAAATCCCAGATTCACCAGGTAATCCTGAATATTTGCATCAATGCGACGCAGGCAATTACTAATAAAGGTAAAATTATTATCGAAACCCTGAATGCAACCATTGATGAAGAATATGTTCGGATCCATACTGACGCCAAACCGGGTAAATTTGTAGTAATCTCTATTTCCGATACCGGTATGGGAATGGACAAAGAAACCATCAAGCATATTTTTGAACCGTTCTTTACGACCAAAAAGGCCGGCGAGGGCAGCGGGTTAGGCTTGGCTATGGTTTACGGCATAGTCAAAAACCATAACGGCTTTATTAATGTTTACAGCGAATACGGCAAGGGTTCCTGCTTCAAGGTATACCTACCCGCATCGGGGAAAGAAGCCTCTTCCAAGCCGAGCAGCCACAAAATAGTTTTACCGCAGGAATCGGTTTCCAAGTCAGGCGTTATCCTTGTGGTGGATGACGAAAGCGGCATCCTGGAAATCGCCCGGCTAATCCTTGGTAAACACGGCTATGAGGTATTGACCGCCAAAAGCGGACCTGAAGCCGTGTCTGTCTACCAAAAGGAAAAAGACCGGATCAACCTGGTCATACTTGACCTGATAATGCCCATCTGGGACGGCAAAGAGACCTATGCCAAGTTAAAGGAGATCAATCCGGCGGTTAAGGTTCTGATTGCTTCCGGCTACAGCATTAGTGGACAGGCCCAGGGAATGATAGATGCCGGAGCACTGGGGTTCATCCAGAAACCTTTCAACATAGAAAACCTGCTTAGAGAAATAAAACAGCATATCGGAGAAAAGCCATCGTAA
- a CDS encoding family 16 glycoside hydrolase, with the protein MGAKMPRVIQKHQVPKVARKIVSASCAVFMLVVLSALLWGDEESARVYIKKAKEQVQKKAYEAALGNLQKAMTEAPKMPDVYFERGLVYLEAREMSEAMRDFDKAMSLLKDRSELTAKEKEFQRKIGTYQAEYGKFTDELAGIHQKYSTKFLELAKKYQDNGDEYLTGLFGRLGKISPGNDEIKQRAGDLNDVVAEQKKTLMTSLFNGENLDGWCTSAPCWTVGDGAIIGDLSKGCSTLKHSCSTQGNYMLSASIKIEDPKKTEYMSGLAVGCLDSTERFFGFGFLQDELVFLKYNPQTVDGNEGWKAEILEKKPPLTPVDTAQWNEISIKVDDDRIRCYLNKELCFDMKIDGEKGRKFKGSPGIIIDEGKAFFKDILFYAE; encoded by the coding sequence ATGGGTGCAAAAATGCCGCGTGTCATTCAGAAACATCAAGTACCAAAAGTAGCGCGAAAAATCGTAAGCGCCTCTTGTGCAGTATTTATGCTGGTGGTGCTAAGCGCGTTGCTTTGGGGTGATGAGGAATCGGCACGCGTTTATATCAAAAAGGCTAAGGAACAAGTCCAGAAAAAGGCCTATGAAGCGGCGCTGGGCAACCTCCAAAAAGCCATGACGGAAGCTCCCAAGATGCCGGATGTTTATTTCGAACGTGGACTGGTATATCTGGAGGCACGGGAAATGTCTGAGGCTATGAGAGATTTTGATAAGGCTATGTCTCTTTTGAAAGACCGTTCTGAACTTACCGCCAAGGAAAAGGAGTTTCAGCGTAAAATCGGCACGTACCAGGCGGAATACGGCAAGTTTACTGACGAGTTGGCTGGCATCCACCAGAAATATTCCACGAAATTTCTTGAGCTTGCAAAGAAATACCAGGATAACGGCGATGAGTACCTGACAGGGTTGTTTGGGCGGCTGGGAAAGATTTCTCCTGGCAATGATGAGATAAAACAACGGGCGGGCGATCTGAACGATGTGGTTGCCGAACAGAAAAAAACACTGATGACATCCCTTTTTAATGGCGAGAATCTGGATGGATGGTGCACATCTGCCCCCTGTTGGACAGTAGGGGATGGCGCTATTATCGGCGATCTATCAAAAGGGTGCAGTACTCTTAAGCATTCCTGCTCGACACAGGGCAATTACATGCTTTCGGCATCCATAAAAATAGAAGACCCCAAGAAAACCGAGTACATGTCCGGATTGGCAGTGGGGTGTTTGGATAGCACTGAGCGGTTTTTCGGTTTTGGGTTTCTTCAGGATGAACTAGTCTTTTTGAAGTACAATCCACAGACAGTTGATGGTAACGAAGGCTGGAAGGCTGAGATTCTGGAGAAAAAGCCGCCTTTAACGCCGGTAGATACGGCTCAGTGGAATGAAATTTCCATCAAAGTGGATGACGACCGCATTCGATGTTATTTAAATAAGGAATTATGTTTTGATATGAAGATTGACGGGGAAAAAGGACGGAAATTCAAGGGTTCCCCCGGAATCATTATCGATGAAGGGAAAGCTTTCTTTAAAGATATTCTATTCTATGCTGAGTAG